The Amycolatopsis viridis genome window below encodes:
- a CDS encoding ABC transporter permease subunit, which translates to MTATLDAAPVERWSVPFHRLYRAELRWIFRRPRTLIVLGLLALIPVIIGVGLTIAANTGAGPGGGNGGGDALLTTAAGNALVLPLATLGLTLNLLLPLITAMSAGDALAGESSVGTLRGLLLAPVSRGRLLLMKSLGVATFTLAAALLMAVVAMLTGLVINGTGSLFTLSGNTLSFADALGRVALAAAWVTLQLWAVGAIALAISACTEHPMLVVVSVLAGTVVSTVLLLLSAVDWLHPFLLPKSWNAIADILRDPIPTGQLSEGAIRAACYIVIGLSLAYARLSTKDG; encoded by the coding sequence ATGACGGCGACGCTGGACGCGGCGCCGGTGGAGCGGTGGAGTGTGCCGTTCCACCGGCTGTACCGCGCCGAGCTGCGGTGGATCTTCCGCCGCCCCCGCACGCTGATCGTGCTGGGCCTGCTCGCGCTGATCCCGGTGATCATCGGCGTCGGCCTGACCATCGCGGCGAACACCGGCGCCGGGCCGGGCGGCGGGAACGGCGGCGGCGATGCGCTGCTCACCACCGCGGCCGGGAACGCGCTGGTCCTGCCGCTGGCCACGCTCGGCCTCACGCTGAACCTGCTGCTGCCACTGATCACCGCGATGTCGGCGGGCGACGCACTGGCCGGTGAATCGTCGGTGGGCACGCTGCGCGGGTTGCTGCTCGCCCCGGTCAGCCGGGGCAGGCTGCTGCTGATGAAGTCGCTCGGGGTGGCGACCTTCACGCTGGCCGCGGCGCTGCTGATGGCCGTGGTCGCAATGCTGACCGGCCTGGTCATCAACGGAACCGGGTCCCTGTTCACCCTGTCCGGCAACACACTGTCCTTTGCGGATGCCCTGGGGCGCGTCGCGCTGGCCGCGGCCTGGGTGACGTTGCAGCTGTGGGCGGTCGGGGCGATCGCGCTGGCGATCTCGGCGTGCACCGAGCACCCGATGCTCGTGGTGGTGTCGGTGCTGGCCGGGACGGTGGTGTCGACGGTGCTGCTCCTGCTGTCGGCGGTGGACTGGCTGCACCCGTTCCTGCTGCCGAAGTCGTGGAACGCGATCGCGGACATCCTGCGCGATCCGATACCCACCGGTCAGCTCAGCGAAGGCGCGATCCGGGCCGCGTGCTACATCGTGATCGGCCTGTCCCTGGCCTACGCCCGGCTGTCCACGAAGGACGGTTAG
- a CDS encoding ABC transporter ATP-binding protein, producing the protein MTETLPVGAPAGAPTGGPALAARTRGLRKVYRTAVAVDQVDLDVPEGAVLGMLGPNGSGKTTTIRMLLGLVRPTEGEVQLLGHRMPEGAPRALPEVGALVEGPGFHPFLSGRENLRRVAAAEPRLSSAAIPRAVENALERVGLGHAAHRRYRGYSLGMKQRLGLASALLVPRRMVVLDEPTNGLDPAGTREIRNIIAELHAEGVTVLVSSHLLAEVEATCTHVAVLHDGTVVAQGELAELLESGTPSLAVSTPDGDRALGALRDNRIAARLTPEGVRADLTAATAPQVIEVLVRAGIAVHEAKRARTGLEDLFARLTQRDAESGSLPDVDEGAA; encoded by the coding sequence ATGACGGAGACACTGCCCGTGGGTGCCCCGGCCGGGGCACCCACGGGGGGTCCGGCACTGGCCGCGCGAACCAGGGGGTTGCGCAAGGTGTACCGGACCGCGGTCGCGGTGGACCAGGTCGATCTGGACGTGCCGGAGGGCGCGGTGCTGGGCATGCTCGGCCCGAACGGGTCGGGCAAGACCACCACGATCCGGATGCTGCTCGGCCTGGTCCGCCCCACCGAAGGTGAGGTGCAGCTGCTCGGTCACCGGATGCCGGAGGGCGCGCCGCGCGCCCTGCCGGAGGTCGGCGCCCTGGTCGAGGGGCCGGGTTTCCACCCGTTCCTGTCCGGGCGGGAGAACCTGCGCCGCGTCGCCGCGGCCGAGCCGCGACTGTCGTCGGCGGCGATCCCGCGGGCGGTCGAGAACGCGCTGGAACGGGTCGGGCTGGGACACGCGGCGCACCGGCGTTACCGGGGGTACTCGCTGGGCATGAAGCAGCGGCTGGGGCTCGCCTCCGCGCTGCTGGTGCCGCGGCGGATGGTGGTGCTGGACGAGCCGACGAACGGCCTGGACCCCGCCGGCACCCGGGAGATCCGCAACATCATCGCGGAGCTGCACGCCGAAGGCGTCACGGTGCTGGTGTCCTCGCACCTGCTCGCCGAGGTGGAGGCGACGTGCACGCACGTGGCCGTCCTGCACGACGGCACGGTCGTGGCGCAGGGCGAACTGGCCGAGCTGCTGGAATCCGGCACCCCGTCGCTGGCGGTGTCCACTCCGGACGGTGACCGGGCGCTCGGCGCCCTGCGCGACAACCGGATCGCGGCCCGGCTCACCCCGGAGGGGGTGCGCGCGGACCTGACCGCGGCCACCGCGCCGCAGGTGATCGAGGTGCTGGTGCGGGCCGGGATCGCCGTGCACGAGGCGAAACGTGCTCGCACCGGGCTCGAGGACCTGTTCGCGCGGCTGACGCAGCGCGATGCCGAATCCGGCAGCCTGCCGGATGTGGACGAGGGGGCGGCATGA
- a CDS encoding response regulator transcription factor, producing the protein MNPRILVVDDEPGVRKALHRGLRAEGMDVVTAADGPSGLRLAQTGSFDVLLLDIMLPGLSGYRVLQALRAQGVTTPVLLVSAKDGEVDQADGLDLGADGYLVKPFSFVVLVAQIRAVLRRASADGSRGPLRIGGLVVDRAVREVRWHDDPVPLSPREFSLLEVLVGRAGTVVTKDELLRAVWGDEQAATRNVVEVYVGYVRRKLDAVGAGALVRTVRGHGYLASDAALDEVLPG; encoded by the coding sequence GTGAACCCACGGATCCTGGTCGTGGACGACGAGCCCGGCGTGCGCAAGGCGCTGCACCGCGGGCTGCGCGCGGAAGGCATGGACGTCGTCACCGCCGCGGACGGCCCGAGCGGGCTGCGCCTGGCGCAGACCGGGTCGTTCGACGTGCTGCTGCTGGACATCATGCTGCCCGGGCTGTCCGGGTACCGGGTGCTGCAGGCGCTGCGTGCGCAGGGCGTCACCACACCGGTGCTGCTGGTCTCGGCCAAGGACGGTGAGGTCGACCAGGCCGACGGTCTCGACCTCGGGGCGGACGGGTACCTGGTCAAGCCGTTCTCGTTCGTCGTGCTGGTCGCGCAGATCCGGGCGGTGCTGCGCCGGGCCTCGGCGGACGGGTCGCGCGGGCCGTTGCGCATCGGCGGTCTGGTGGTCGACCGCGCCGTGCGCGAGGTGCGCTGGCACGACGACCCGGTCCCGCTGAGCCCGCGCGAGTTCAGCCTGCTCGAGGTGCTGGTCGGCCGCGCCGGGACGGTGGTCACCAAGGACGAACTGCTGCGCGCCGTGTGGGGTGACGAGCAGGCCGCGACCCGCAACGTCGTCGAGGTCTACGTCGGGTACGTGCGCCGCAAGCTGGACGCGGTCGGCGCCGGTGCCCTGGTGCGCACCGTGCGCGGCCACGGCTACCTCGCCTCCGACGCCGCACTGGACGAGGTCCTGCCCGGGTGA
- a CDS encoding LolA family protein, with the protein MQPKTKAITAAVSGCALGAAGLAWLAMPATAGEAPQLPSISAEELVQSVVTTKTPALAGSVAVTNNLGLPVSSLPGGIDLNIDGARVVNDGSGDSKVSIQQGASEHTIVRNGTTVWTYDSAKNAATKTTVPAEALPKPQEYQLSDPATAAAQLLAKVRESSTVTVEGTARVADRPAYELVLTPKPTERTLLREVRVAVDAEKRVPLRLAVMTYGTADPAFQVAFSDIAFTPQAASEFQFTPPQGAKVTEEQAPAGHPDGTSAGNAVQAHGDGWDTVLTGTLPAQALAPQQNGGGQNVDPKAMLARLGKPVSGAFGTGYVITTKVATALVTDDGRFAVGAVPEQVLTEALGAK; encoded by the coding sequence ATGCAGCCGAAGACGAAGGCCATCACCGCCGCGGTCAGCGGGTGCGCGCTCGGCGCCGCCGGGCTCGCCTGGCTCGCCATGCCGGCCACCGCCGGTGAGGCACCTCAGCTGCCGTCCATCAGCGCCGAGGAGCTGGTGCAGTCGGTGGTCACCACGAAGACCCCGGCGCTGGCCGGGTCGGTCGCGGTGACGAACAACCTCGGACTGCCGGTTTCGAGCCTGCCCGGCGGCATCGACCTCAACATCGACGGGGCGCGCGTGGTCAACGACGGGTCCGGCGACAGCAAGGTCTCGATCCAGCAGGGCGCGAGCGAACACACGATCGTGCGCAACGGCACCACGGTGTGGACCTACGACTCGGCGAAGAACGCGGCCACCAAGACCACCGTTCCGGCGGAGGCGTTGCCGAAGCCGCAGGAGTACCAGCTGAGCGACCCGGCCACGGCCGCGGCGCAGCTGCTGGCCAAGGTCCGGGAGAGCAGCACCGTGACGGTCGAGGGCACCGCCCGCGTCGCCGATCGCCCGGCCTACGAGCTGGTGCTGACGCCCAAGCCCACCGAGCGGACGCTGCTGCGCGAGGTGCGCGTCGCGGTGGACGCCGAGAAGCGGGTGCCGCTGCGGCTGGCCGTGATGACCTACGGCACCGCCGACCCGGCGTTCCAGGTGGCGTTCAGCGACATCGCGTTCACACCGCAGGCGGCGAGCGAATTCCAGTTCACGCCACCGCAGGGTGCGAAGGTGACCGAGGAGCAGGCGCCCGCCGGACACCCGGACGGCACGAGCGCCGGCAACGCCGTCCAGGCCCACGGCGACGGCTGGGACACCGTGCTCACCGGCACGCTGCCGGCGCAGGCGCTCGCCCCGCAGCAGAACGGCGGCGGGCAGAACGTCGACCCGAAGGCCATGCTGGCGCGGCTCGGAAAGCCGGTCAGCGGCGCCTTCGGCACCGGCTACGTGATCACCACCAAGGTCGCCACCGCACTGGTCACCGACGACGGCCGCTTCGCCGTCGGCGCGGTTCCCGAGCAGGTGCTCACCGAGGCGCTGGGAGCGAAATGA
- a CDS encoding (deoxy)nucleoside triphosphate pyrophosphohydrolase yields the protein MKVIVGAAIVRDRSLLAQQRAYPRDVAGLWELPGGRVEPGESEVDALRRECREELGVSVAVGDRVGPDVPLRAGLVLRVFAAELVEHHARPRALDHQALRWLDAAGLDTVEWLPADQVLLPDLRHLLGAGHAGGG from the coding sequence GTGAAGGTGATCGTGGGAGCGGCCATCGTGCGGGACCGGTCCCTGCTCGCGCAGCAGCGCGCGTATCCGCGTGACGTGGCGGGCCTGTGGGAACTGCCGGGCGGCCGGGTCGAACCCGGAGAGTCCGAAGTGGACGCCCTGCGCCGGGAGTGCCGCGAGGAGCTCGGGGTGTCGGTCGCGGTCGGCGACCGGGTGGGGCCGGACGTACCGCTGCGAGCCGGGCTGGTGCTGCGGGTGTTCGCTGCGGAGCTGGTCGAGCACCACGCGCGGCCGCGGGCGCTGGACCACCAGGCGCTGCGCTGGCTGGATGCCGCCGGCCTGGACACCGTCGAGTGGTTGCCCGCGGACCAGGTGCTGCTTCCCGACCTGCGGCACCTCCTCGGGGCGGGCCACGCCGGCGGCGGTTGA
- a CDS encoding YciI family protein — MFIVLIDYTAPVEEVDYLLADHAKWLDRHFGAGEFLAAGRRAPHSGCVIVTRPMPQVKLEAVLAANPIVQRRLAQFRIIEFNATRTAPELRLVNEALVV; from the coding sequence ATGTTCATCGTGCTGATCGACTACACGGCTCCGGTGGAAGAAGTCGACTACCTCCTCGCTGACCACGCGAAATGGCTGGATCGTCACTTCGGTGCGGGCGAGTTCCTGGCCGCCGGGCGGCGCGCCCCGCACTCCGGGTGCGTCATCGTGACCAGGCCGATGCCCCAGGTGAAACTGGAGGCGGTTCTCGCCGCGAACCCGATCGTGCAGCGGCGTCTGGCGCAGTTCCGGATCATCGAATTCAACGCCACCCGGACCGCGCCGGAGCTCCGTCTGGTGAACGAGGCCCTGGTCGTCTAG
- a CDS encoding sensor histidine kinase has protein sequence MQFRITAPAAAVTLLFLLSLAVVAGRGLGPLRNSSVDTELSEALGPAAVAVSAGRVPAPPDGVVLRVLDTAGGPVDGGPPPGLGPGEVRALEAGQPVTVARMRWLGSVVTAPGGQLRLVAAGTGLVGQRAAVQRAAGWLLGAAGIGAVCAAVATWLVVRFALRRVSGLRRTVRALPPGERVPLPEADDELRALAADFNALLARQEEANQRLRRFTGDAAHELRSPVASIRVQAEVAVANPDPELAQETLADILAEAERLSGLLDGLLTLARSDAGELPPAEAVELLTEARAAADRLPPGSPAVRVTGVAGKAWAHAAHSEVELVLNNLLRNACRYASAQIVVSVLPGHATVRLVVDDDGPGIPPEHRDRVFDRFYRVGDDRARTSGGTGLGLAMVAEAARRRGGRVSVGESPEGGARFQIVWRSAGNVSAS, from the coding sequence ATGCAGTTCCGGATCACGGCGCCGGCCGCCGCGGTCACGCTGCTGTTCCTGCTGAGCCTCGCCGTCGTGGCCGGGCGGGGGCTGGGTCCGCTGCGGAATTCGTCCGTCGACACCGAGCTGTCCGAGGCGCTGGGTCCGGCGGCCGTGGCCGTGTCGGCGGGGCGGGTGCCCGCGCCGCCGGACGGGGTGGTCCTGCGCGTGCTGGACACCGCGGGTGGGCCGGTCGACGGCGGGCCGCCCCCCGGGCTCGGGCCGGGCGAGGTGCGCGCTCTCGAGGCGGGCCAGCCGGTCACCGTGGCACGGATGCGGTGGCTCGGGTCAGTGGTCACCGCACCGGGCGGCCAGTTGCGGCTCGTCGCCGCCGGCACCGGGCTGGTCGGTCAGCGGGCGGCGGTGCAGCGGGCAGCCGGGTGGCTGCTGGGGGCGGCGGGGATCGGCGCGGTCTGCGCCGCCGTCGCGACCTGGCTGGTGGTGCGGTTCGCGTTGCGGCGCGTCAGCGGCCTGCGCCGGACGGTCCGCGCGTTGCCGCCGGGCGAGCGGGTGCCGCTGCCGGAGGCCGACGACGAGCTGCGTGCCCTGGCCGCGGATTTCAACGCGCTGCTGGCGCGGCAGGAGGAGGCGAACCAGCGGTTGCGGCGGTTCACCGGGGACGCCGCGCACGAGCTGCGTTCGCCCGTCGCGTCGATCCGCGTGCAGGCCGAGGTCGCGGTGGCCAACCCCGATCCGGAGCTGGCGCAGGAGACGCTGGCCGACATCCTCGCCGAGGCGGAGCGGCTGTCCGGGTTGCTGGACGGGTTGCTGACGCTGGCCCGGTCGGATGCCGGTGAGCTGCCCCCGGCCGAGGCGGTCGAGCTGCTCACCGAGGCGCGGGCCGCCGCGGACCGGTTGCCACCCGGTTCACCCGCCGTGCGCGTCACCGGGGTGGCCGGTAAGGCCTGGGCGCACGCGGCGCACTCCGAGGTGGAGCTGGTGCTGAACAACCTGCTGCGCAACGCCTGCCGGTACGCCTCCGCGCAGATCGTGGTGTCGGTGCTGCCCGGGCACGCCACCGTGCGGCTGGTGGTGGACGACGACGGGCCGGGCATCCCGCCCGAGCACCGCGACCGCGTGTTCGACCGGTTCTACCGCGTCGGTGACGACCGGGCCCGCACCTCCGGCGGGACGGGGCTCGGGCTCGCCATGGTCGCCGAGGCGGCGCGGCGGCGCGGCGGCCGGGTGTCGGTCGGCGAGTCCCCCGAGGGCGGCGCCCGCTTCCAGATCGTGTGGCGGTCGGCCGGTAACGTCTCGGCCTCGTGA
- the trpS gene encoding tryptophan--tRNA ligase, whose translation MRLSGITPSGHTHLGNYLGAVQRWASGRGPDDLYFVSDLHAMTTTHNPARLRARTSEVLAILVASGIPSERLFVQSDLSRELGALTWILECTCSYGEAARMIQFKEKGSGQPGVRLSLLTYPVLMAADILLQGAAEVPVGEDQNQHVELARALARRFNGTYGEVFTVPRAVLPPAGARIRDLGDPASKMSKSTPDAAGVVFVLDEPDLIRRKVRRAVTDGFTGVEYEPADRPGVANLLEILAGCRGGHPADLAAEFSSYGALKEAVAEAVIEVLRPIRERTVELLDDPGELARIRKAGAARAAERGEHRLTSAMRLIGAGA comes from the coding sequence ATGCGACTCTCCGGGATCACCCCGTCCGGCCACACCCACCTCGGCAACTACCTGGGCGCCGTCCAGCGCTGGGCGTCCGGCCGCGGGCCGGACGACCTGTACTTCGTGTCCGACCTGCACGCGATGACGACCACTCACAACCCGGCCAGGCTGCGGGCGCGCACCAGCGAGGTGCTCGCGATCCTGGTCGCGTCCGGCATCCCTTCCGAGCGGTTGTTCGTGCAGTCGGACCTGTCCCGTGAGCTGGGCGCGCTGACCTGGATCCTGGAGTGCACCTGCAGCTACGGCGAGGCCGCGCGGATGATCCAGTTCAAGGAGAAGGGCAGCGGGCAGCCGGGCGTGCGGCTGAGCCTGCTCACCTACCCGGTGCTGATGGCGGCGGACATCCTGCTGCAGGGCGCGGCGGAGGTTCCGGTGGGCGAGGACCAGAACCAGCACGTCGAGCTGGCGCGGGCGCTGGCCCGCCGGTTCAACGGGACCTACGGCGAGGTGTTCACGGTGCCGCGCGCGGTGCTGCCACCCGCCGGGGCACGGATACGGGACCTCGGTGACCCGGCGAGCAAGATGTCGAAGTCGACGCCGGACGCGGCGGGCGTGGTGTTCGTGCTCGACGAGCCCGACCTGATCCGGCGCAAGGTGCGGCGCGCCGTGACGGACGGGTTCACCGGCGTCGAGTACGAGCCCGCGGACCGTCCGGGGGTGGCCAACCTGCTGGAGATCCTGGCCGGTTGCCGTGGCGGCCACCCCGCCGACCTGGCCGCCGAGTTCTCCTCCTACGGCGCGCTCAAGGAAGCCGTGGCCGAGGCGGTGATCGAGGTGCTGCGCCCGATCCGGGAACGGACGGTGGAGCTGCTGGACGACCCGGGCGAGCTGGCGCGGATCCGCAAGGCGGGCGCGGCCCGCGCCGCCGAGCGGGGTGAGCACCGGCTGACCTCGGCGATGCGGCTGATCGGCGCCGGTGCCTGA